In Paraburkholderia caribensis, a single window of DNA contains:
- a CDS encoding tyrosine-type recombinase/integrase → MSASIISKTARDKLPPRREPYFARIRTGVYVGFRKLAQGDGTWIARRRNESGKQEYHAIGAFEHFDDAVKVAREWASAAEAGISPTSWTVKDACEHYVKHLELHKGKASKADADGRFKRLIYDTQLAKVELSALRTAHVTSWLSKQIEIGDDDAEDEDDLRRAKDSANRNLASFKAALNRSLHDRYVLTDAGWKTVAKFADVGRRRQSFLPAEQRATLIQACGENIRELVKAMLYTGARPGELANASSKDFDIGQGTLTLDGKTGHRVVSLSTRAIEFFEHATRDKIGNAPIFTNEFGQRWTKDLWKKPFKAAVTAAGLPPTVVMYSLRHTAISEMIAHGLDSFEVARMAGTSSEMIDKHYGHLRHDRMRAKLDAVGIL, encoded by the coding sequence ATGTCCGCATCTATTATTTCCAAAACCGCTCGCGACAAGCTGCCACCGCGTCGCGAGCCGTATTTCGCTCGGATTCGCACCGGCGTCTATGTAGGCTTCCGGAAGCTTGCACAGGGCGACGGTACCTGGATCGCGCGCCGACGCAACGAAAGCGGGAAGCAGGAATATCACGCCATCGGTGCATTCGAACATTTTGACGATGCCGTGAAAGTTGCGAGAGAGTGGGCATCGGCAGCCGAAGCGGGTATTTCGCCCACCAGTTGGACGGTAAAAGACGCATGTGAGCACTATGTGAAGCACCTGGAGCTGCATAAGGGCAAAGCAAGCAAGGCGGACGCGGACGGACGTTTCAAACGCCTGATATACGACACGCAACTCGCAAAGGTCGAATTGTCAGCGCTGCGCACAGCACACGTAACAAGCTGGCTCTCCAAACAAATCGAGATCGGCGATGACGATGCAGAGGACGAAGATGATCTACGCCGCGCCAAAGACAGCGCGAACAGGAATCTCGCTTCATTCAAAGCCGCCTTAAATCGGTCGCTTCACGATCGCTACGTTCTCACGGACGCTGGTTGGAAAACGGTCGCCAAGTTTGCAGACGTAGGACGACGGCGACAGTCGTTTTTGCCAGCAGAACAGCGGGCTACATTGATTCAGGCGTGCGGCGAAAATATTCGCGAACTCGTAAAAGCTATGCTTTATACGGGTGCTCGCCCGGGTGAATTGGCGAACGCCAGTTCGAAGGATTTCGATATCGGCCAAGGTACGCTCACTCTCGACGGGAAAACTGGACACAGGGTCGTCTCATTGTCCACGCGTGCGATCGAATTTTTTGAGCACGCTACGCGCGACAAAATCGGGAACGCTCCGATCTTCACTAACGAATTCGGGCAACGCTGGACAAAGGATCTCTGGAAAAAACCATTCAAAGCGGCGGTCACGGCAGCAGGATTACCGCCGACCGTCGTCATGTATTCGCTGCGTCACACAGCTATCAGCGAAATGATCGCGCACGGACTTGATAGCTTCGAAGTTGCCCGCATGGCTGGAACATCGAGCGAGATGATCGATAAACATTACGGCCATCTCCGCCACGACCGAATGCGAGCAAAGCTAGACGCTGTTGGAATTCTCTGA
- a CDS encoding aspartate aminotransferase family protein — translation MNRDAIGGYLELELPPGNGERYPGAQRFQSARAALLALLAAHPPQRIWMPWYNCETMLEPPAMAGIPVHRYQIDQHFEIAEDIVLGENDWLLYVNYFGVCDAQVERVLSQFPPTQVVIDNSQAFFSPPTACLATLYSPRKFFGIPDGGYLITDLPIPEPEEQDGSSIERLQPLLIRIDKGPEAGYEGIRMARATLRGQRPKRMSTLTQRLLAHIDYAAAFERRKQNFARYHRLLGNANALTSLDARARAPLCYPFWNHRTDLHAALSEQRIFVAKYWPNTRGRSGTPNDLEFRLSTECLALPCDQRYGESEIDLVIAALREAAA, via the coding sequence ATGAATCGCGACGCAATCGGCGGATACCTTGAACTGGAATTGCCGCCTGGCAACGGCGAACGCTACCCCGGTGCGCAGCGCTTCCAGTCCGCCCGCGCCGCGCTTCTGGCGTTGCTCGCGGCGCACCCGCCTCAACGTATCTGGATGCCGTGGTACAACTGCGAAACGATGCTCGAACCGCCGGCAATGGCGGGCATCCCGGTTCATCGATACCAGATCGACCAGCACTTCGAAATCGCCGAAGACATCGTCCTTGGCGAAAATGACTGGCTGCTTTACGTCAACTATTTCGGCGTATGCGACGCCCAGGTCGAACGGGTTCTCTCACAATTTCCGCCCACGCAGGTCGTGATCGATAATTCGCAGGCTTTCTTTTCTCCTCCGACTGCCTGCCTCGCAACTTTGTATTCCCCACGCAAGTTTTTCGGCATTCCAGACGGCGGCTATCTGATAACCGATCTGCCCATTCCGGAACCCGAAGAGCAGGACGGCAGTTCGATCGAGCGTTTGCAGCCACTGCTGATCCGTATCGATAAAGGACCCGAAGCGGGCTATGAAGGCATTCGGATGGCCCGCGCCACGTTGCGAGGTCAGCGTCCGAAGCGCATGTCCACGCTCACGCAACGCCTGCTCGCCCATATCGACTATGCCGCCGCGTTCGAGCGCCGCAAGCAGAATTTCGCGCGCTATCACCGGCTGCTTGGCAACGCGAATGCACTTACATCGCTCGACGCGCGAGCGCGGGCGCCGCTCTGTTACCCCTTTTGGAATCATCGGACGGATCTGCACGCCGCCTTGTCGGAGCAGCGTATCTTCGTCGCGAAATATTGGCCCAACACGCGCGGCCGCAGCGGCACGCCAAATGACCTCGAGTTCCGGCTATCAACCGAATGCCTCGCGCTGCCGTGCGATCAGCGTTATGGAGAAAGCGAAATCGATCTGGTGATAGCCGCGCTGCGCGAAGCTGCCGCATAA
- a CDS encoding aminotransferase class I/II-fold pyridoxal phosphate-dependent enzyme: MFGKTQPADLAIFGGAPLFDTIRSISNLVQPDVEQFLLYSKLFHDARQYTDHGRVEHMLERRLAEFHQVEHCVSFAGGFWGLVLSMKCLALPGKNEVVMPSLTYRRLADIVAWAGLVPHFCEVDPVTLAITAETAAPCINENTALILGVHPIVNCCDVDGLERLSVQTGIPLLFDAVESVYETYRGRKVGSCGRAECFSMQSSKLFNAFEGGYVTTNDHALAARLRDMRHFGIRDDGSLDDIGIDAKQNEMHAAMALAAIDDVEAQVLRNRDRYRAYQRLIPAVPDMRLVPFDESERCGYKNIVVELKDGWPVKRERVLAILHAEHMLSRPYYFPALHQKRVDYPTVAGDLRATEQLAERFLMLPCGHFVDEADIAQIVALLGFIHKHAVQINERYPT, encoded by the coding sequence ATGTTCGGCAAGACTCAGCCTGCTGATCTCGCAATCTTCGGCGGCGCGCCGCTTTTCGATACGATCCGCTCGATCTCGAATCTGGTGCAGCCCGATGTCGAGCAGTTCCTTTTGTATTCGAAGCTGTTTCATGATGCGCGCCAATATACAGACCATGGGCGCGTCGAGCACATGCTGGAACGTCGGCTTGCCGAATTCCATCAGGTGGAGCATTGCGTCTCGTTCGCCGGGGGCTTCTGGGGGTTGGTGCTATCGATGAAGTGCCTGGCCCTGCCGGGCAAGAATGAAGTTGTAATGCCATCGCTGACGTACCGGCGGCTCGCTGACATTGTGGCGTGGGCCGGTCTGGTCCCACACTTTTGCGAAGTCGACCCTGTCACGCTCGCGATTACCGCCGAGACGGCGGCGCCCTGCATCAACGAGAACACCGCACTGATTCTAGGGGTCCACCCCATCGTCAATTGCTGTGACGTCGACGGTCTCGAGCGACTCTCTGTGCAGACGGGCATTCCGCTCCTGTTCGATGCCGTCGAGTCGGTCTACGAAACCTACCGGGGCCGCAAGGTTGGCTCCTGCGGCCGGGCCGAGTGCTTTTCCATGCAGTCCAGCAAGCTATTCAACGCGTTCGAAGGCGGCTATGTAACGACTAACGACCATGCGCTCGCGGCGCGATTGCGCGACATGCGTCACTTCGGCATCCGGGACGATGGTTCGCTCGACGATATAGGCATCGACGCCAAACAGAATGAGATGCACGCCGCGATGGCGCTGGCCGCGATCGACGACGTAGAGGCGCAGGTCCTTCGCAATCGCGACCGCTATCGCGCCTACCAGCGACTCATTCCAGCGGTACCTGATATGCGTTTGGTGCCGTTCGACGAGAGCGAACGCTGCGGCTACAAGAACATCGTCGTGGAACTGAAAGACGGCTGGCCCGTGAAGAGAGAGCGCGTACTCGCGATCCTGCACGCCGAGCACATGCTCTCGCGTCCGTACTATTTCCCGGCGCTGCACCAGAAACGCGTCGATTACCCGACCGTCGCGGGCGATTTGCGGGCGACCGAGCAATTGGCAGAGCGCTTCCTGATGCTGCCGTGCGGTCACTTCGTCGACGAAGCCGACATCGCGCAGATCGTCGCGCTGCTGGGATTCATTCACAAGCATGCCGTGCAAATCAACGAGCGCTACCCGACATGA
- a CDS encoding class I SAM-dependent methyltransferase: MAPKPDSFHLIAARRSPLCLRPLKFRRGDLCLRRSAVSLCCERHSIRIDRSALTRVILLPEWLARMEYPKSDYKEYPKTLPPDDLWGQVRRTVYGKPVSDDQIQMIVDSIRSGLALTGEDRLLELGCGNGALSQFLFDGCSEFVGVDFSDYLISVAQRKFQRAGFAFVAGDAMAYLSAESLPARFTKALCYAMLSYLSDDQAEALLTGLSNRFTGITTVFLGNLPDRDRAHLFFPDGKDFSRELDDPASQIGKWRSPAQLEALAARSGWRTRIELMPEDFYQAHYRYNAVLERAR; this comes from the coding sequence ATGGCACCGAAACCCGATTCTTTTCACCTGATTGCCGCCCGGCGATCGCCGCTATGCTTGAGACCATTGAAATTCCGGCGCGGCGATCTGTGTTTGCGGCGCTCAGCAGTGAGTTTGTGCTGCGAGCGCCATTCGATACGCATCGATCGTTCGGCACTAACTCGCGTAATACTCCTTCCTGAATGGCTTGCACGAATGGAATACCCGAAATCCGACTACAAGGAGTATCCGAAGACCCTGCCTCCCGACGACCTTTGGGGACAAGTGCGGCGCACGGTTTACGGAAAGCCGGTATCAGACGACCAGATCCAGATGATCGTCGATTCGATTCGCTCCGGACTCGCTCTGACAGGCGAAGACCGACTGTTGGAACTGGGTTGCGGCAACGGTGCGCTTTCGCAGTTCCTGTTTGACGGGTGCAGCGAATTTGTCGGCGTGGATTTTTCGGACTATCTGATTTCGGTGGCGCAGCGCAAGTTTCAGCGGGCTGGCTTTGCTTTCGTCGCAGGCGACGCGATGGCGTATCTCAGCGCTGAAAGTCTCCCCGCGCGCTTTACCAAGGCGCTGTGCTACGCAATGCTGTCCTATTTGAGCGATGACCAGGCGGAAGCGTTGCTGACTGGACTGTCGAACCGCTTCACGGGCATCACGACTGTCTTTCTCGGCAATTTGCCGGATCGCGACCGCGCGCATCTGTTCTTCCCAGACGGCAAGGATTTCAGCCGAGAACTCGACGATCCAGCGTCGCAGATTGGCAAGTGGCGCTCGCCCGCGCAACTTGAAGCGCTCGCCGCCCGAAGCGGCTGGCGCACACGTATCGAACTGATGCCCGAGGATTTCTATCAGGCGCATTACCGCTACAACGCCGTGCTTGAACGTGCACGCTAA
- a CDS encoding DegT/DnrJ/EryC1/StrS family aminotransferase, with product MTTDTLFAHPHAVEAPAQPDARALASHASHSVSGLGAPGSPIPVTQPFLPPLDEFQPYLEEIWERKWVTNNGVFHRELEKQLCEYLGIEHLSLFSNGTLALITALQSMKITGEVITTPFSFVATTHALHWNGIKPVFADIDPVTMNLDPERIEAAITPQTTAILPVHVYANPCDVERIETIADTYGLRVIYDAAHAFGVRIRDRSILEYGDMSVLSFHGTKVFNTFEGGAIICRDEKTKRRIDNLKNFGFVDETTVVAPGINGKMNEVQAAFGLLQLKYMDRVLAQRALIDERYRRAFRNVPGLAMHEVPEYCTKNYSYFPLLVRPEFPLDRDELYGELRTHRIAARRYFYPLISEFPMYRGLPSSGAHNLPVSTELSRQVLCLPIFPALEQSEQDRIIDVILACAHHNRRAS from the coding sequence ATGACCACCGATACCTTGTTTGCCCATCCTCACGCGGTGGAAGCCCCGGCACAGCCAGACGCTCGGGCGCTTGCCAGCCACGCCTCGCATAGCGTGTCCGGACTCGGCGCGCCCGGCAGCCCGATCCCCGTCACGCAGCCCTTCCTGCCGCCGCTCGACGAATTTCAGCCGTACCTCGAGGAAATCTGGGAGCGCAAATGGGTAACGAATAACGGCGTCTTCCATCGGGAACTCGAAAAGCAACTGTGCGAGTACCTCGGCATCGAACACCTCTCCCTGTTCTCCAACGGCACGCTGGCGCTCATTACCGCGTTGCAGTCGATGAAGATCACAGGCGAAGTGATTACCACACCGTTCAGCTTCGTGGCTACAACTCATGCGCTGCACTGGAATGGCATCAAACCGGTATTTGCAGACATCGACCCCGTCACCATGAACCTCGATCCGGAAAGGATCGAAGCGGCCATCACGCCGCAGACCACCGCAATCTTGCCGGTCCATGTGTACGCAAATCCGTGCGATGTGGAGCGTATCGAAACGATCGCAGATACCTATGGCCTGCGTGTCATCTACGACGCAGCCCACGCCTTTGGCGTTCGCATTCGCGATCGCTCGATTCTCGAATACGGCGACATGTCGGTGCTGAGCTTTCACGGCACAAAAGTGTTCAACACGTTCGAGGGTGGTGCAATTATCTGCCGGGACGAGAAGACCAAGCGTCGCATCGACAATCTTAAGAATTTCGGCTTCGTCGACGAAACGACCGTGGTGGCGCCTGGCATCAACGGAAAGATGAACGAGGTACAGGCCGCATTCGGCCTCCTGCAATTGAAGTACATGGATCGCGTGCTTGCACAACGCGCGCTCATTGACGAGCGTTACCGCCGGGCATTTCGCAACGTGCCCGGCCTTGCCATGCATGAGGTGCCCGAATACTGCACTAAGAATTACTCATATTTCCCGCTGCTTGTCCGGCCCGAGTTTCCACTCGACCGCGACGAACTGTACGGTGAGTTGAGGACGCACCGGATCGCCGCCCGCCGCTATTTTTATCCTCTTATCAGCGAGTTCCCGATGTATCGAGGTCTGCCTTCCTCCGGGGCGCACAACCTGCCGGTTTCTACGGAGCTGTCGCGCCAGGTGCTGTGCCTGCCCATCTTCCCGGCGCTCGAGCAAAGCGAACAGGATCGGATCATCGACGTGATCCTTGCGTGCGCGCACCATAATCGTCGAGCGAGCTGA
- a CDS encoding recombinase family protein translates to MSRTFLYARVSTADQSTANQVLLAEKAGYAVAEQRVFAETVSGTVAAMDRPMFAKLVDRLEDGDKLVVTKLDRLGRNARDIDTTVAMLRDKRISVIVLDLPVMEVTSAAGDLVMRMFAAFAQFERDQLVERTNAGLARARAEGKISGRPRSLTEKQRIEIRVKLAAGATARGLAKEYGVSHPTIAKAASDVTA, encoded by the coding sequence ATGTCGAGAACATTTCTTTACGCTCGCGTTAGCACGGCCGATCAGTCAACAGCGAATCAAGTTCTACTTGCAGAAAAGGCCGGCTATGCAGTCGCGGAGCAGCGCGTGTTTGCGGAAACGGTAAGTGGCACCGTTGCTGCAATGGACCGTCCGATGTTTGCCAAACTCGTCGACAGACTCGAAGATGGCGATAAGCTCGTCGTCACAAAACTCGATAGACTCGGCAGGAATGCACGTGATATTGACACGACGGTCGCGATGCTGCGAGACAAAAGAATTTCAGTCATCGTGCTCGACCTGCCCGTGATGGAAGTTACGAGCGCGGCAGGCGATCTTGTGATGCGAATGTTCGCCGCGTTCGCGCAATTCGAGCGCGACCAGCTTGTTGAGCGAACGAATGCCGGGCTCGCACGCGCGAGGGCGGAAGGAAAGATTTCCGGCCGACCTCGATCGTTGACGGAAAAACAGCGAATCGAAATTCGAGTAAAGTTGGCCGCAGGCGCGACGGCGCGTGGATTAGCGAAAGAGTACGGCGTAAGCCATCCCACGATCGCGAAAGCTGCATCGGACGTAACCGCCTGA
- a CDS encoding WbqC family protein, translating into MKLGIMQPYFFPYLGHFALIACTDAWVVFDITQYTPKTWMNRNRVLHPKEGWNYVSVPLSNSTISIKTSEARVLNLAETRRSVLGKLSHYRQKAPYYRAVDELVKAAMADDTIDQLTHLNVRGLRVVCDYLGLPFNYRICSELDLRLPEKLPPGGWAPAICSTLGASGYVNPVGGQALFDPDDFASRNISLEFLSFEHFTYDTGTYQFEPGLSILDVLMWNSPQTVVDALRAGATLLPQQPAIARNSPQ; encoded by the coding sequence GTGAAGCTCGGCATCATGCAGCCGTATTTCTTTCCGTACCTGGGGCATTTTGCACTGATTGCCTGCACGGATGCGTGGGTGGTATTCGACATCACGCAGTACACGCCCAAGACCTGGATGAATCGCAATCGGGTCTTGCATCCGAAGGAGGGCTGGAATTACGTCAGCGTGCCGTTGTCGAATTCGACGATCTCGATCAAAACTAGCGAGGCACGCGTACTCAATCTGGCAGAAACACGCCGCAGCGTGCTCGGCAAGCTCAGTCACTACCGGCAGAAGGCGCCGTACTATCGCGCTGTTGATGAGTTGGTGAAGGCCGCGATGGCGGATGACACGATTGACCAATTGACGCATCTGAACGTGCGTGGGTTGCGTGTCGTCTGTGACTACCTGGGACTGCCTTTCAACTACCGGATTTGCTCCGAACTCGACTTGCGCTTGCCGGAGAAGCTTCCGCCGGGCGGATGGGCGCCCGCCATATGCTCGACGCTAGGGGCGAGCGGGTATGTGAATCCCGTCGGGGGACAGGCCTTGTTCGACCCGGATGACTTTGCGTCACGCAATATCTCGCTGGAGTTTCTGTCCTTCGAGCACTTTACGTATGACACTGGCACGTACCAGTTCGAACCCGGTCTTTCGATTCTCGACGTCCTGATGTGGAACTCTCCACAGACGGTCGTCGATGCATTGCGTGCCGGCGCGACGCTGCTCCCCCAACAGCCCGCAATAGCCCGCAATAGCCCGCAATAG
- a CDS encoding glycosyltransferase family 2 protein encodes MKPIRLVCGTRASYDDFPQKTALGRSLSLFRHASPPQLMLFDDNRAGLSSIYNYAIEQSRNDPAILVFLHDDLHLCDFYWMDRIRDAVTQFDIVGLAGNTRRLPGQPSWYFRDASFTRDDAQYLSGVVGHGSGFPCTNMSIYGPPGRECKLLDGLLLAADSERLIDSGLTFDERFDFHFYDLDFCRQAESRGLRMGTWPMSVVHESGGSFGTPAWRGGYERYMQKYMGV; translated from the coding sequence ATGAAGCCCATTCGCCTGGTTTGCGGCACCCGCGCCTCTTACGACGATTTCCCGCAGAAGACCGCGCTCGGCCGGTCGCTTTCGCTGTTCCGTCACGCGAGCCCGCCGCAGCTGATGCTGTTCGACGACAACCGGGCCGGCCTTTCGTCGATCTACAACTACGCGATCGAACAGTCCCGCAACGATCCGGCGATCCTCGTCTTCCTGCACGACGACCTGCATCTGTGCGACTTCTACTGGATGGACCGCATTCGAGACGCCGTCACGCAATTCGACATCGTCGGTCTGGCGGGCAACACGCGCCGCTTGCCTGGCCAGCCGTCCTGGTACTTCAGGGACGCGTCGTTCACACGCGACGACGCTCAATATCTGAGCGGTGTCGTCGGACACGGCAGCGGCTTTCCGTGCACGAACATGTCGATCTACGGGCCGCCCGGCCGCGAATGCAAGCTGCTCGACGGACTCCTGCTCGCCGCCGATAGCGAGCGCCTGATCGACAGCGGCCTCACCTTCGACGAGCGCTTCGACTTCCATTTCTACGACCTCGATTTCTGCCGCCAGGCAGAGTCGCGCGGACTGCGCATGGGAACGTGGCCGATGAGCGTCGTCCACGAAAGCGGCGGATCGTTCGGCACCCCCGCGTGGCGCGGCGGCTACGAGCGCTACATGCAGAAGTACATGGGCGTGTAA
- a CDS encoding methyltransferase domain-containing protein: MATVSILIPAYKPQYLVRAIISAQHQTFTDIEILVGDDTPDGNLEGIVKGVSDARLHYFHHGFQKGTRNILALWERAKGKYIKFLFDDDILLPTSVETLVAGLRANPDSLLAFHERVFVDADDKVTSAPPRLLADGQIARIERGFLVQNMVGGMNNFIGEPSNVMLDRERFDPARLFEYRSQRLDYLGDVATYLNASEQAPIVAVGGYFSAFRRHAEQASNQFSPHISAGLYEWELIARSEAAAGHLSGAALEVVKRQLAQLYTHWAVPLPEIARFAANLDELVESNPLELLDSVQFQADLAHARKALTTRIAARRKAASASPAQKFCAVCETPVEGWIPHPEANSSRDFMQQMGAVGSTLENHLCPHCNCNDRERHLWLYLDRAQILKGIAQKRILHIAPEAGIERRVRALAPLEYVAGDLSPQKPDHRAINVERIDYPDGYFDLIVCNHVLEHVDRPDTALAEFTRCLAPGGHLVAQTPYSPLLKHTFELNVFPSKPFATRYFGQGDHVRLFGSDLLSRIRAAGLNGDLYPHTTVLGDIDPNAWGCNEREPFFLFAKGPAPAFLN; the protein is encoded by the coding sequence ATGGCAACGGTCAGTATCTTGATACCTGCGTACAAACCGCAATACCTCGTGCGGGCGATCATCAGCGCGCAGCATCAGACATTCACAGACATTGAGATTCTCGTGGGCGACGACACGCCCGACGGAAATCTGGAAGGAATCGTCAAAGGTGTGAGCGACGCTCGTCTCCACTACTTTCACCACGGCTTTCAGAAGGGCACGCGCAATATCCTTGCACTGTGGGAGCGCGCGAAAGGCAAATACATCAAGTTTCTCTTCGACGACGACATCCTCTTGCCGACCTCCGTTGAGACGCTGGTCGCCGGGCTGCGTGCCAACCCGGATTCGCTGCTGGCCTTTCACGAGCGGGTGTTCGTCGACGCCGACGACAAGGTGACGTCGGCCCCGCCGCGCCTGCTCGCTGATGGCCAGATCGCCCGCATTGAACGTGGCTTCCTGGTCCAAAACATGGTGGGCGGGATGAACAACTTCATCGGCGAGCCGAGCAATGTCATGCTGGATCGTGAGCGGTTCGATCCGGCGCGACTATTCGAATACCGGTCGCAGCGACTTGACTACCTTGGCGATGTGGCGACATATCTGAACGCGTCCGAGCAGGCGCCTATCGTCGCCGTCGGCGGATACTTCAGTGCGTTCAGGCGGCACGCCGAACAGGCCTCCAATCAGTTCAGCCCGCATATCAGCGCAGGACTGTACGAATGGGAACTGATCGCACGTAGTGAGGCCGCTGCTGGACATCTGAGCGGCGCCGCGCTTGAAGTTGTGAAACGTCAACTCGCGCAACTCTATACGCACTGGGCCGTTCCGTTGCCAGAGATTGCGCGCTTTGCCGCCAATCTCGACGAACTGGTCGAAAGCAATCCGCTCGAGTTGCTTGATTCGGTCCAGTTCCAGGCAGACCTCGCTCACGCGCGCAAGGCCTTGACCACGCGTATAGCAGCCCGCAGGAAGGCAGCCTCGGCCTCGCCAGCACAAAAATTCTGCGCGGTCTGCGAGACTCCGGTTGAAGGCTGGATACCCCACCCCGAAGCAAATAGCAGCCGCGACTTCATGCAGCAGATGGGTGCGGTCGGCTCCACGCTCGAAAATCATCTATGCCCGCATTGCAACTGCAACGATCGCGAGCGGCATCTATGGCTGTATCTCGATCGGGCGCAGATCCTCAAAGGCATCGCCCAGAAGCGCATCCTGCACATTGCGCCCGAGGCCGGGATCGAGCGGCGCGTACGCGCGCTGGCGCCGCTCGAATATGTCGCTGGGGATCTTTCTCCACAAAAGCCCGACCACCGTGCGATCAACGTCGAGCGGATCGACTACCCCGACGGCTACTTCGATCTGATCGTCTGCAATCATGTGCTGGAGCACGTCGACAGGCCGGATACAGCGCTCGCCGAATTCACCCGATGCCTCGCACCAGGCGGCCATCTTGTCGCGCAAACGCCCTATTCGCCGTTACTCAAGCACACGTTTGAGCTCAATGTTTTCCCGTCCAAGCCTTTTGCCACGCGGTACTTCGGGCAAGGTGATCACGTGCGCCTTTTCGGCAGCGATCTTCTCAGCCGCATTCGCGCAGCAGGATTGAACGGCGACCTGTATCCCCACACGACGGTGCTTGGCGATATCGACCCGAACGCCTGGGGCTGCAATGAACGCGAGCCTTTCTTCCTCTTCGCAAAGGGGCCCGCACCGGCATTCCTGAACTGA
- a CDS encoding DegT/DnrJ/EryC1/StrS family aminotransferase, translated as MSTSTFTTGNLAVLGGVPALPQRLALGQHNFPSWDRYEAAFRDIFARQYYTNHGPLAQVLEARLAERLQVRHAMCVTNATIGLALAAQALGLKGKVIVPAFSFVNTAQSLAWADVEVEFCDVSRETGHLSPETVEPLLRDGISGILGVNLWGDATDVEALQALAARHGVALYFDSAQGFGCEISGKPLGGFGRLEVISFHSSQILGSTEGAVICTDDDDLAAHIRNIRSNYGMGRPVPVGKTGNGRLSEAQAAIALMNLDDLPELIARNRRVFNAYEALLRDVPGLRLRKPEQVSASNFQNVVYEMDASAFGLSRNALIEVLRAENIEAAGDRGLGARRGAASVVLPNTGYWCDSILQLPTGAQADEAVVERIATVIRTAQCHSARIAAILGA; from the coding sequence ATGAGCACAAGCACTTTCACCACTGGCAACCTCGCGGTTCTGGGCGGGGTCCCGGCGCTTCCGCAGCGTCTCGCGTTGGGTCAGCACAATTTCCCGTCCTGGGATCGCTACGAAGCTGCATTTCGGGATATCTTCGCGCGGCAGTACTACACGAATCACGGTCCGCTTGCCCAGGTGCTCGAGGCTCGCCTCGCGGAGCGCCTGCAGGTACGCCATGCGATGTGCGTGACCAACGCCACGATCGGTCTCGCGCTCGCCGCCCAGGCACTCGGGTTGAAGGGTAAGGTCATCGTGCCGGCCTTCAGCTTTGTGAACACCGCACAGTCGCTCGCCTGGGCCGACGTCGAGGTTGAGTTCTGCGATGTGTCGCGCGAAACCGGGCATCTGAGTCCGGAGACTGTCGAGCCGTTGTTGAGGGACGGCATCAGCGGCATTCTGGGCGTCAACCTGTGGGGCGACGCCACCGATGTCGAAGCTCTGCAGGCTCTCGCCGCGCGGCATGGCGTTGCACTCTATTTCGACTCTGCACAGGGGTTTGGGTGTGAGATCTCGGGCAAGCCGCTTGGCGGCTTTGGCCGGCTCGAAGTGATCTCCTTTCATTCAAGCCAGATTCTTGGCTCGACGGAAGGCGCGGTGATCTGCACCGACGACGACGACCTGGCGGCCCATATTCGCAATATCCGCAGCAACTACGGAATGGGACGCCCGGTACCGGTCGGCAAGACCGGCAACGGGCGGCTGTCGGAAGCCCAAGCCGCGATTGCACTGATGAATCTGGATGATCTGCCGGAACTCATCGCGCGCAACCGTCGCGTGTTCAATGCATATGAAGCGTTGTTGCGCGACGTGCCGGGCCTGCGACTGAGAAAACCGGAGCAGGTCAGCGCGAGCAATTTCCAGAATGTTGTGTACGAGATGGACGCGAGCGCGTTCGGCCTGTCCCGCAATGCGCTGATTGAGGTACTTCGCGCGGAGAATATTGAAGCCGCTGGTGACCGGGGCCTCGGCGCGCGGCGCGGCGCGGCCAGCGTTGTGCTGCCGAATACCGGGTATTGGTGTGACTCGATCCTGCAGTTGCCAACGGGCGCGCAGGCAGATGAAGCGGTGGTCGAGCGTATCGCCACGGTGATACGAACGGCGCAATGTCACTCCGCGCGCATTGCAGCAATACTCGGAGCCTGA